The Vibrio syngnathi DNA window TAATCGGCATTCAATAGTTTGCAGCAAGCATCACACTCGGCGTTATGTTCTGGATATCAAAGATCATTCTATCAATCGAAACGATACCTCATTGGGTACGTTCCTAGCGGCTTTTTGTACCTTTTTACGGTGATTTTTTACCCAAATATTTGTTTTGGTCTGGAATATTGAATGCTTCTTTTCTTCGTTGGCTTTATGCAGAACCTCCTTTGTATATAGACAAAGGCAGCAGGAAGTTTTGGCTCTAGCAATAGAGTCAATCTCCGGTTTTGAAATGATGCCAAAATCATCACTAAATAGTTTGTATTCGAATTATTTGTACACGAACTATTTGTGCATGTTCTTGGTCTATTTGGCCTATTAATTGTTCTGATGTGAAATAAATATTCAATAATCCATCAGTAAGTAATACATAATGTTGCAGATGCCACTTGTGATTTAAATTTCTTTATTATCAATATTTTGCTTTATTTTTGTTTGGTATTTGGCCTTTATTTGGGTTGGGGTTTTAACGGTTTTGTATTGGATTTACAGGACGATGCCCCTTGATTTGTATGGGTTAATTGCTTAGAGTGCTAATCGTTTTTCGGGTTTAAATAACCATTTTAAAGTTTAAACAACCGTTTTTAAGTTTAAATAATCGGTTTTGAGTTTAAATAACTATTAGTTTAGATAACTAAGAAAGGATTAGATTACATGGATCCCATACTGGAAGTTAAGGGACTGTACAAGGTGTTTGGTGAAGACACCGATCGTGCTTTTACGATGATCAATGAAGGCGCGAACAAAGACAAAGTTTTTGAAGAAACAGGTTTAACGATTGGCGTTAACGATGTTTCTCTTAGTATTCAAGAAGGCGAGATTTTCGTCATAATGGGACTGTCAGGTTCTGGCAAATCAACCCTGGTACGTCTTCTTAATCGCTTGATCGAACCTACCAAAGGTAATGTGCTTCTTCGAGGCAAAGACATTGCCCACATCTCAGAAGGTGAACTCCGCGAAGTCCGTCGCAACAACATCTCCATGGTTTTCCAAAATTTCGCATTGATGCCTCACATGACAGTGATTGAAAACGCTGCGTTTGGTCTTGAACTAGCGGGTGTTGAAATCGATAAGAGAAAACAGTCAGCATTTGAAGCGTTGGAACGAGTCGGTCTCGGGCCGTATTCAGAATCTTACCCTGATGAATTGTCTGGCGGTATGAAGCAGCGTGTTGGTTTGGCTCGTGCCCTAGCATGTGACCCAGATATTCTGTTAATGGACGAAGCATTTTCTGCACTCGATCCTTTGATTCGTACTGAAATGCAAGATGAGCTGATTCGTCTTCAAAATGACGACAAACGAACCATTGTTTTCATCTCCCATGATTTGGATGAAGCGATGCGAATCGGTGACCGCATTGCCATTATGCAAAACGGTGAGGTGGTTCAAGTGGGTACCCCAGACGAAATTCTTAACAACCCAGCGAACGATTATGTCGAAGCTTTCTTCCGCGGTGTGAATGTAGCAAGTGTTCTTACTGTGAAAGACATTGCACGTAAGAAGCCAGCTGCGGTATTTAAAAAATCAGAACATGACGGCCCAGCGTCGGCTCTACAAATATTGATGGATAACGACCGTGAATACGGCATTGTTGTTGAGAAAAGCAGTCGTTACTCCGGTATCGTCTCTATTGATTCCCTTCGTAAAGCACACAAAGAGAACAAATCACTGGCCAGTGCGCAGCTCGATGATGGCCTAACGCTGAACCCTGATTTACCAATCAATGACGTGCTTGGCCTTGTTGGTGGTGTGCCTTACTCAGTTCCTGTTGTGGATGAGCAAGGTAATTACTTTGGCGTGGTAACTAAGTCACGTTTGCTACAAACATTGGATAAGGGGTAGATCATGTCGTCTGAACAAACAAATAATGACCCATGGTCACAGTCTGCTCCTGCTGCTCAGCCATCAAGTGATCCTTGGGGTCAAGCCGCTGACACTTCACCATCGGCAGATTGGCTAAGCAGTGAAACCGTAGAAACCATTCCTTTTGACCCTCTTAATCCTTTTGCAGAAGCCGTTCTGCCTGTTGATACTTGGGTTGAGTCTGGATTGAATTGGCTAGTTGAACACGGACGACCATTGTTTCAAGCAATTCGTGTACCTATCGATTTCATTCTAAGTTCATTTGAAACGGCATTGGTGTCTACGCCAGCCCCATTTATGCTCATCATTTTGTTCTTGGTGGCATGGCAATTTTCAAACCTGAAACTGGGTGTTGCTACGGCAGTATCTCTTACTATGATTGGTTTGATTGGCGCTTGGTCTGAAGCGATGACTACGCTTTCACTGGTGATGACATCTGTATTCTTCTGCCTGTTGATAGGTTTACCTATGGGGATATGGCTCGCCCGAAGTAACACGGCGGCTAAATTCGTTCGCCCAATTTTGGATGCTATGCAAACAACGCCAGCCTTCGTTTACTTAGTACCCATCGTAATGTTGTTTGGTATCGGTAACGTTCCAGGTGTGGTAGTGACCATTATATTCGCACTGCCACCGGTGGTACGTTTAACCATTCTGGGTATTCAGCAAGTACCGGAAGATCTGATCGAAGCGGGTCACTCATTTGGTGCCAGCAAAAAGCAGATGCTTTACCGAATTCAACTACCACTTGCACTGCCAACCATCATGGCGGGCGTGAACCAAACACTGATGTTGTCGCTATCTATGGTGGTTATCGCATCAATGATCGCAGTAGGTGGTTTAGGTCAAATGGTACTGAGAGGTATTGGCCGTCTAGATATGGGACTGGCCGCTGTTGGTGGCCTAGGCATTGTTATTCTTGCAATCCTACTTGACCGCATTACCCAAGTTCTTGGGGTAAATGCAGGTAATACAAAATTACGCTGGTATCACATGGGGCCTGTTTCCCTTGTGCTAAAAGCTTTAAATCGCGGTAAACAATCAGAACTACAACTAAGGAAAAACACCAATGAATAATTCATGGAAGAGTAAGCTAGCCGTTGGCATCGTTTCGACACTGGCTGTATCAACGAACGTGTGGGCTGCAAGCTTACCGGGTGAAGGTGTATCAGTTCAGCCTGTTCAATCTTCAGTTGCTGAAGAAACGTTCCAAACACTGATTGTTAACCGTGCTTTAGAAGAGCTTGGTTACGATGTGAAATCAACACAAGAAGTAGACTACAACGTAGCTTACACCTCAATTGCAAAAGGTGACGCGACGTTCCTAACAGTAGGCTGGTTCCCACTACACGCTGATAAATACAAAATGGCGGGTGGCGATGACAAATTCTACCGTGAAGGCCAATATGTAAGTGGTGCCGCTCAAGGTTACCTAATCGACAAGAAAACGGCTGAAAAATACAACATTACTAATATTGGTCAGTTAACCGATCCAAAAATCGCTAAGCTGTTTGATGCTGACGGTGATGGTAAAGCAGACCTAACAGGCTGTAACCCAGGTTGGGGTTGTGAGATGGTCATCGAACACCAAATTTCTGCATTCAAATTGGACGATACCGTTACTCATAATCAAGGTAACTATGCCGCGATCATCGCAGATACAATTTCTCGTTACCAAAAGGGTGAATCAATCCTTTACTACACGTGGACACCTTACTGGGTAAGTGGCGTATTGGTGCCTAACGAAGATGTCGTTTGGTTAGAAGTTCCTTTCTCAGCACTTCCTGGCGAGCGTTCGAACGTGGATACGACGTTATCTAACGGCAAAAACTACGGTTTCGAAATGAACTCAATGCGCATAATTGCGAACAAAGAGTTTGCTAAGAACAACCCATCAGCAGCGAAGCTTTTCGAAATCATCAAACTTAACATCAATGATGTAAGTGCCCAGAACATGATGATGAGTAAAGGTAAGAACAGCTCTGCGGATATCGAAGCGCATGTAAACGGTTGGATTAAAGCGAATCAAAGCACGTTCGATGGTTGGATTGCAGAAGCGAAGAAAGCGGCACTATAACGGTTGTTTTTCGTAAGCAGTCGATAACCGGCTGGAATAAAAAGAGAAGGCCGGTAGTCTGATTCAGACTATCGGCCTTTGTTTTTCTAGCGACATAACTATTTTTTAGCGACATAACTACTGTTATCGCATTATTTTTTAAAGCCGCTTGTTCTTTTAAAAGCGAGCAGGCTAGCGTTCGCCTTGAACCTCAAAATCATCGCTGACTAAACGAGCGCAACCATCTGCTTCTAGTGCCCAGTGCTCACGATGCACAACACCAAACGCTTTGTTCATTGTCCAACTAGCCGTCAAAATGTAGCCGCCTTCTGGGTGCTCTTCCCACGTAACGTCTGTGTAATCAACGTCTTTGAAGCCTTGGTCGATGATGTTTTGCCAAAATGCTTGAATCGCTTCTCGACCTTCAAAAGTGCCAAATGGGCGAGCTTCCATCACACAAGCCTCTGTGTATTGATCTGCACAACCTTTCGCATCTTGGCTGTTGAATGCTTTTTGCCACGCGTTAATGCCTTGCTTACATGCTTCTAATACTTGGTTGTTTAACATTGCTTTTCTCCATAACAGTCTTCTTTCAAACACTGTGTCTTTGATTTGGGTGTCTCGATAAGTTGGATTCAGTTTAGTCTTGGAAATTGAATTGAAAAACAGAGATAATAGAAAATACTGTATGTAAAAAGAGAACAATAAAATGAGTAAGCTAAAGCAGATGTCGATTTTCGCTCACATCGTAGAGCAGGGTTCAGTATCAGCTGCGGCTGAAAAGCTTGAGTTGTCTAAGTCCGTCGTTAGTCAGCACCTCAAAATTCTGGAACAAGAGTTAGGGGCTTCACTTCTCAAGCGCACAACACGCAGACAAACTCTGACTAGTATGGGTGAACGTTTTTATTTGAGTTGCAAAGACATCAACGTGATTGCTGACTCGGCTTGGGATATGGCCAAAGCTGAGCTAGAGGAGCCACAAGGTCGAATTCGTATTACTGCACCGAATGCTCTTATGGACTTGCTCGTCGCCCCTGTTGTCGCAGAGCTAATGAAGCAATATCCCAAGCTAAAACCCGAGTTGATAAGTGATGATCAGCACTTAGATTTCATGGAACACGATATTGATCTCGCAGTACGAGTGGGGAGTTCTCGTGACAGTAACTTAAAGCAAAAACGTTTGGGCGAGTTCAAAGACGTGTTGTGTGGCGTTGAAAGCATGCGTTCTCGTGAGCTTGAATCTATTCCTTACATTGCTAACTCATGGCAAGGTAAGCAAGTCTCTCATCACTTTACTTCTCGAATAGATCAAGACTTTATTTACCAACAACAAGCAAGCTGCACCACTAACTCATTTCATAGCTGTCTTGCCTTAATCAAATCAGGCGTTGGCATCGGTGTGATCCCAGACTTTTATCTTCATCAGCTATCAAATGAAGTGGTCGACATCATGCCAAGCTTCCAGTTGCCTACCAATACGGTTTATGCATTAACCCCATTTACATCAAACACACCCCTGTCCATCAAACTGTGCGTCCAAGCGTTAGAAGAGAAGCTCAAGCAGAGTTTTGTTTAAAACCAATTCGATAAGTCAGCGATCTAGTCAGAGGGCTGCAAAGCAAATTTGGCAAAAGATTAGCCTGAGTAACAGTACAAAAACGTTACCTGAGCAGGTCAAAGGTATCCTCAAGCAAGAGTACTTACTTACTCAGTGCAAAGGTCTTAACGAGTTAAGAACGTATGTTG harbors:
- the proV gene encoding glycine betaine/L-proline ABC transporter ATP-binding protein ProV; the encoded protein is MDPILEVKGLYKVFGEDTDRAFTMINEGANKDKVFEETGLTIGVNDVSLSIQEGEIFVIMGLSGSGKSTLVRLLNRLIEPTKGNVLLRGKDIAHISEGELREVRRNNISMVFQNFALMPHMTVIENAAFGLELAGVEIDKRKQSAFEALERVGLGPYSESYPDELSGGMKQRVGLARALACDPDILLMDEAFSALDPLIRTEMQDELIRLQNDDKRTIVFISHDLDEAMRIGDRIAIMQNGEVVQVGTPDEILNNPANDYVEAFFRGVNVASVLTVKDIARKKPAAVFKKSEHDGPASALQILMDNDREYGIVVEKSSRYSGIVSIDSLRKAHKENKSLASAQLDDGLTLNPDLPINDVLGLVGGVPYSVPVVDEQGNYFGVVTKSRLLQTLDKG
- the proW gene encoding glycine betaine/L-proline ABC transporter permease ProW yields the protein MSSEQTNNDPWSQSAPAAQPSSDPWGQAADTSPSADWLSSETVETIPFDPLNPFAEAVLPVDTWVESGLNWLVEHGRPLFQAIRVPIDFILSSFETALVSTPAPFMLIILFLVAWQFSNLKLGVATAVSLTMIGLIGAWSEAMTTLSLVMTSVFFCLLIGLPMGIWLARSNTAAKFVRPILDAMQTTPAFVYLVPIVMLFGIGNVPGVVVTIIFALPPVVRLTILGIQQVPEDLIEAGHSFGASKKQMLYRIQLPLALPTIMAGVNQTLMLSLSMVVIASMIAVGGLGQMVLRGIGRLDMGLAAVGGLGIVILAILLDRITQVLGVNAGNTKLRWYHMGPVSLVLKALNRGKQSELQLRKNTNE
- the proX gene encoding glycine betaine/L-proline ABC transporter substrate-binding protein ProX; this encodes MNNSWKSKLAVGIVSTLAVSTNVWAASLPGEGVSVQPVQSSVAEETFQTLIVNRALEELGYDVKSTQEVDYNVAYTSIAKGDATFLTVGWFPLHADKYKMAGGDDKFYREGQYVSGAAQGYLIDKKTAEKYNITNIGQLTDPKIAKLFDADGDGKADLTGCNPGWGCEMVIEHQISAFKLDDTVTHNQGNYAAIIADTISRYQKGESILYYTWTPYWVSGVLVPNEDVVWLEVPFSALPGERSNVDTTLSNGKNYGFEMNSMRIIANKEFAKNNPSAAKLFEIIKLNINDVSAQNMMMSKGKNSSADIEAHVNGWIKANQSTFDGWIAEAKKAAL
- a CDS encoding YybH family protein, which produces MLNNQVLEACKQGINAWQKAFNSQDAKGCADQYTEACVMEARPFGTFEGREAIQAFWQNIIDQGFKDVDYTDVTWEEHPEGGYILTASWTMNKAFGVVHREHWALEADGCARLVSDDFEVQGER
- a CDS encoding LysR family transcriptional regulator; the protein is MSKLKQMSIFAHIVEQGSVSAAAEKLELSKSVVSQHLKILEQELGASLLKRTTRRQTLTSMGERFYLSCKDINVIADSAWDMAKAELEEPQGRIRITAPNALMDLLVAPVVAELMKQYPKLKPELISDDQHLDFMEHDIDLAVRVGSSRDSNLKQKRLGEFKDVLCGVESMRSRELESIPYIANSWQGKQVSHHFTSRIDQDFIYQQQASCTTNSFHSCLALIKSGVGIGVIPDFYLHQLSNEVVDIMPSFQLPTNTVYALTPFTSNTPLSIKLCVQALEEKLKQSFV